Proteins encoded in a region of the Bacillus sp. T3 genome:
- a CDS encoding AbrB/MazE/SpoVT family DNA-binding domain-containing protein yields MMNHGKIFGTTSVGERGQVVIPAEAREELNIQPGEKFVVFGDARKGTVILVKSEIMNKFANFFFNKSKRFEKIAQEIFDKTEEKEDEEQE; encoded by the coding sequence ATGATGAATCATGGTAAAATTTTCGGAACAACAAGTGTAGGAGAACGAGGTCAGGTTGTGATTCCGGCCGAAGCACGAGAAGAGCTAAATATTCAACCCGGAGAAAAATTCGTCGTCTTTGGCGATGCGCGTAAAGGCACAGTCATTTTGGTTAAATCTGAAATTATGAACAAGTTTGCAAACTTCTTCTTCAACAAATCAAAACGTTTTGAAAAAATCGCTCAAGAGATTTTTGATAAAACGGAAGAAAAAGAAGACGAAGAGCAAGAGTAA
- a CDS encoding AraC family transcriptional regulator — translation MDLLKNMNAALLYIEDHLTDGIDYKKVARLACCSEYHFKRMFSFLAGISLSEYIRRRRLTLAAFELKDSDKRVIDVAVKFGYNSADSFTRAFQSLHGITPTEARNSDHQLKAFPPMTFQLTIRGGTEMNYRIVEKDAFRIIGLKKRVPIVFNGVNPEIAAMWASLTMEKIDKLKKLSNVEPIGIISASTNFSEGRMEEKGELDHYIGVSTSSDCPEEFASLEVNKSTWAVFEAVGPFPETLQNVWGRIYSEWFPSSNYEIAEGPEILWNEHKDTSSRTFKSEIWVPVLRK, via the coding sequence ATGGATTTGCTAAAGAACATGAATGCTGCGCTACTATATATAGAAGATCATCTTACAGATGGTATTGATTATAAAAAGGTTGCGAGATTGGCTTGTTGCTCAGAATATCACTTTAAAAGAATGTTTTCTTTCCTTGCGGGAATTTCGTTGTCCGAATATATACGGCGCAGACGGCTCACCCTTGCAGCGTTTGAACTCAAGGATAGCGATAAAAGGGTAATTGATGTTGCCGTAAAATTCGGCTACAACTCTGCCGATTCATTTACCCGAGCCTTTCAGAGCTTGCATGGAATCACTCCAACTGAAGCAAGAAATAGCGATCATCAGCTAAAGGCATTTCCACCAATGACCTTCCAGTTAACGATTAGAGGAGGAACAGAAATGAATTATCGTATCGTCGAAAAAGATGCCTTTCGCATCATAGGGCTTAAGAAAAGAGTGCCAATCGTCTTCAACGGCGTTAATCCGGAAATTGCAGCAATGTGGGCAAGTTTAACGATGGAAAAAATCGATAAGCTAAAAAAATTATCAAATGTTGAACCAATTGGAATCATTAGTGCATCCACCAATTTTTCAGAGGGCCGGATGGAGGAAAAAGGTGAGTTAGACCATTATATTGGTGTGTCAACCTCCTCGGATTGCCCTGAGGAATTCGCTTCACTGGAGGTTAACAAATCAACCTGGGCCGTTTTTGAAGCCGTTGGACCATTTCCTGAAACCCTACAAAATGTGTGGGGCCGAATCTATTCTGAGTGGTTTCCTTCTTCTAATTATGAGATTGCCGAAGGTCCTGAAATCTTATGGAATGAACACAAGGATACCAGCTCGCGTACATTTAAGAGCGAAATATGGGTACCGGTTTTAAGAAAATAA
- a CDS encoding ABC1 kinase family protein: MREIARLIRNKRFRKTSLMFFRFMLQFWWLGKTKRFMSHEKKERKYHDLYLSQANQFTALAIEMGGLIIKLGQFVSSRVDILPKEYTDTLSKLQDSVSPVDTKAIIHRIEQEQSKSIMDVFASFDQSPVAAASLGQVHKATLADGTKVAVKVMRPGIEEIVTLDLATLRVLIAFARRFTKVGKFVDLKDVYEEFEDVITLELDYEKEAQHIEKFRENFTGFPGVTVPEVYGDYSSSKMLVMEFIDGVKINEIDALDEAGINKHKLAKILYLSYLQQLLEDGFFHADPHPGNILVKKDGTIAYIDFGMVGNISDSMKENMFKLAMSVYLKDSNGVVDSLDDLGFLRKHADKAALGKNVKVLLENFTGNGFDVKKLNNDDFLEEMRDFLYQQPFQIPSRTTFLGKAIITVFSICMGLDSKFDLISLAKPYVEDMMKSEGSNVGKDTILDEVKDTVLKILPTSKKIFSAIDQLESGELRVRPSVAFENKIMAQQDANNKKLIFAIFGMGLVIAGTQVLDYRFDIGVGLMVFGSLITLVQAMRKTQTRRRRRAPHGKMVMK; the protein is encoded by the coding sequence ATGCGTGAAATCGCCCGCTTAATCCGCAACAAGAGATTTCGCAAAACGAGCCTGATGTTCTTTCGTTTTATGCTCCAGTTTTGGTGGCTTGGGAAAACGAAAAGATTTATGTCTCACGAGAAAAAAGAACGAAAGTATCATGATCTTTATCTTTCTCAGGCTAATCAATTTACTGCACTAGCTATAGAAATGGGTGGGCTAATCATCAAGCTTGGCCAATTTGTCAGCTCGCGCGTCGATATTTTACCTAAGGAATATACGGATACACTTTCAAAGCTTCAGGATTCTGTTTCACCGGTAGATACGAAAGCGATTATTCATAGAATAGAGCAAGAACAGTCAAAATCGATTATGGATGTTTTTGCAAGCTTTGATCAAAGCCCTGTTGCTGCTGCATCCTTAGGCCAGGTTCATAAAGCAACCCTTGCCGATGGAACAAAGGTTGCCGTGAAAGTAATGAGACCTGGGATCGAAGAAATTGTTACACTGGACCTAGCAACGTTAAGAGTGTTGATTGCGTTTGCCCGTCGCTTCACCAAAGTAGGAAAGTTTGTAGATTTAAAGGATGTTTATGAGGAATTTGAAGATGTGATCACGCTAGAGCTAGATTATGAGAAGGAAGCACAGCACATTGAAAAGTTTCGTGAAAATTTTACAGGCTTTCCAGGGGTCACGGTCCCGGAGGTTTATGGCGACTACTCATCTAGTAAAATGCTCGTGATGGAATTTATCGATGGAGTAAAAATTAATGAAATTGACGCGCTTGATGAAGCAGGGATCAATAAACATAAACTAGCAAAAATACTCTATCTTTCCTATTTACAGCAATTACTTGAGGATGGTTTTTTCCATGCCGATCCACATCCAGGCAATATTTTAGTTAAAAAAGATGGGACAATTGCTTATATTGATTTTGGGATGGTTGGAAATATCTCTGATTCAATGAAGGAAAATATGTTTAAACTGGCGATGTCGGTCTATTTAAAGGATAGCAATGGGGTCGTTGATTCGCTTGATGACCTTGGCTTTTTAAGAAAGCACGCCGATAAAGCTGCTTTAGGTAAAAATGTTAAGGTTTTACTAGAAAACTTCACTGGTAATGGCTTTGATGTGAAAAAGCTCAATAATGACGATTTCCTTGAGGAAATGCGAGATTTCCTTTATCAGCAGCCGTTTCAAATTCCATCTCGAACAACCTTTTTAGGCAAGGCCATCATTACAGTGTTTAGTATTTGTATGGGCTTGGATTCCAAGTTTGATTTAATCTCTTTGGCAAAACCATACGTCGAGGATATGATGAAAAGTGAGGGAAGCAACGTCGGTAAGGATACGATTTTGGATGAAGTAAAGGATACGGTATTGAAAATTCTCCCTACTTCGAAGAAAATCTTTTCTGCGATTGATCAACTGGAATCCGGCGAGCTACGTGTCCGTCCTTCGGTTGCCTTTGAGAACAAAATCATGGCGCAACAAGATGCTAATAATAAAAAGCTCATCTTTGCTATTTTTGGAATGGGCCTCGTTATCGCCGGAACCCAGGTGCTTGACTACAGATTTGATATTGGCGTTGGTCTAATGGTCTTCGGTTCGTTGATCACCCTCGTTCAGGCGATGCGGAAAACGCAGACGAGACGGAGAAGAAGAGCACCCCATGGAAAAATGGTAATGAAATAA
- a CDS encoding transglycosylase domain-containing protein, producing MWKHLRTIPIKKVLIAGAAIIMIGLLVVNLFIWTSDVSKLDKPAPQPTIIYDKNGRIASKIASSNIEGININQIPKHMIYAVVATEDQQFYKHNGVNYLGIVRALTQNMISGEVVAGGSTITQQLAKNAFLTHERTYTRKIKELILTKKIERTYSKEEILERYLNQIYFGEGAWGIQTAARTYFGKDANELTIGESAMLAGLIKAPSVLSPVKKMEKSIERRNLVLSLMEKEGYITQKDVEQAKAETVVLKGKANDEYKGKYPHYVDYIIEEAIKKYGLTENEILSGGLHIYTELNPTIQTSAEQVYQNEEMFPVSTPDQLVQSGAVFINPSTGGINALVGGRGEHVFRGFNHATQLKRQPGSTMKPLAVYTPALEQGYEIFDKLKDSPLDINGYRPMNYDRTFSGEVTMYEALIKSLNVPPVWLLQQMGLNAGTSAVERFGISLTEEDYTPSLALGGMSEGVSPLLMAQAFSAFPNNGEMVAAHSIVKIEDADREVIAKWKQTATKVTEPNVAQKMTYMLKGVVEEGTGKSAKVQGLEIAGKTGTTELPFANTSGTKDHWFVGYSPEVVGAVWLGYDQTDENHYLSGSSGATVTKIFKEVMTGSMSEFSKEKFDLSLVEKQIQARLKEEEKNRKKENEKNREDEDSKDDKKEKEYEKGRQKEEKKHDKEKGKGKQDD from the coding sequence ATATGGAAGCACTTGCGAACAATCCCTATCAAAAAGGTATTAATCGCTGGCGCGGCAATCATCATGATTGGATTACTTGTCGTGAATCTTTTTATTTGGACCAGTGATGTTAGTAAATTAGATAAACCAGCGCCGCAGCCCACCATTATTTATGATAAAAATGGTCGTATTGCGAGTAAAATTGCCTCTTCGAACATAGAAGGTATTAATATTAATCAAATACCAAAACATATGATTTATGCTGTCGTGGCAACAGAGGATCAGCAGTTTTATAAGCATAATGGAGTTAATTATCTCGGCATTGTACGTGCTTTGACTCAGAACATGATAAGTGGTGAAGTTGTCGCAGGAGGCAGCACCATCACACAGCAGCTTGCAAAAAACGCTTTTTTAACGCATGAACGAACATATACAAGGAAAATAAAAGAACTCATTTTAACGAAGAAAATTGAACGAACCTATTCAAAGGAAGAAATACTGGAACGATACTTAAACCAGATTTATTTTGGCGAAGGGGCATGGGGTATTCAGACTGCAGCCAGAACCTATTTTGGTAAAGATGCGAATGAATTGACAATCGGTGAGTCTGCGATGCTGGCCGGATTAATCAAAGCACCATCAGTATTGTCTCCTGTTAAAAAAATGGAAAAGTCGATCGAACGAAGAAATCTAGTCTTGTCCTTAATGGAGAAGGAAGGCTATATTACGCAAAAGGATGTTGAACAGGCAAAAGCAGAAACGGTGGTCCTAAAAGGAAAAGCGAATGATGAATATAAAGGAAAATATCCACATTACGTCGATTATATTATTGAAGAAGCCATCAAAAAATATGGTCTTACAGAAAATGAGATCCTTTCAGGTGGACTTCATATTTACACTGAATTAAATCCAACCATTCAAACTTCAGCCGAGCAGGTGTATCAGAACGAAGAAATGTTTCCAGTTAGTACACCAGATCAATTGGTGCAGAGCGGGGCTGTTTTTATTAATCCTTCAACAGGAGGAATCAACGCTTTAGTTGGCGGGAGAGGAGAGCATGTTTTTCGCGGCTTTAATCATGCGACTCAACTGAAGCGTCAGCCGGGATCTACGATGAAGCCATTGGCTGTTTATACTCCAGCATTGGAACAAGGATATGAAATTTTCGATAAGCTGAAGGATTCTCCACTAGATATTAATGGATATAGGCCTATGAATTATGACCGGACGTTCAGCGGTGAGGTGACAATGTATGAAGCATTGATCAAATCCTTAAACGTACCGCCAGTATGGTTGTTACAGCAAATGGGCTTGAATGCGGGGACCAGTGCCGTTGAGCGCTTTGGAATATCGTTAACGGAGGAAGACTACACCCCTAGTTTAGCTCTAGGTGGAATGAGTGAGGGAGTGTCGCCGTTATTGATGGCACAAGCGTTTTCTGCTTTCCCGAATAACGGAGAAATGGTCGCCGCGCATTCCATTGTAAAAATTGAAGATGCTGATCGCGAAGTCATCGCGAAATGGAAGCAAACAGCTACAAAAGTAACAGAACCGAACGTGGCCCAAAAAATGACCTATATGCTAAAAGGGGTCGTCGAAGAAGGTACTGGTAAGAGCGCGAAAGTTCAAGGGTTAGAAATAGCCGGAAAGACCGGCACGACCGAGCTTCCTTTTGCCAATACAAGTGGGACAAAGGACCATTGGTTTGTCGGCTATTCTCCAGAAGTTGTTGGCGCAGTTTGGTTAGGCTATGATCAGACGGATGAAAATCACTATTTGTCTGGATCAAGTGGAGCAACAGTGACAAAGATTTTTAAAGAAGTTATGACAGGATCAATGTCGGAATTCTCTAAAGAGAAATTTGATTTGTCACTGGTAGAAAAGCAAATCCAAGCTCGTTTGAAGGAAGAAGAAAAGAATCGTAAAAAGGAAAATGAGAAGAATAGAGAAGACGAAGATTCGAAGGATGACAAAAAAGAAAAAGAGTATGAAAAAGGTCGACAAAAAGAAGAGAAGAAGCACGACAAAGAAAAAGGCAAAGGAAAACAGGATGACTAA